The sequence GCGGGTGCGAAGGGAGAAAAGGCTGAAGCAAACGCGGCCCTTGCGTGCGCAAAAAGAATCGCCGGGAAGGGAACTCTTTGTTTTTTCAGCTTGATTCGTGTGCATCCGCGAATTTTTGCACCACGGTGCCGACCAGGATGAAGGCCAACCCGACCAGGGTGGAAGCGTAGATGGTCTCGCCAACCAGGAAATGAATTATGAAGAGCGACAAAAACGGAGCCAGATAAATCAGGTTGCTGACCTGCGCCGTAGTCCGCGACAGGCGCAGGGCCGACATCCAGAGTACGAAGGTCACGCCCATCTCGAAGACGCCGATATAGACCGCGCCCAGAAACCCCGGTCCGTTGGGGATCAGCGAAATGCCGGACAGGAGCGCCCACGCCCCGGTGTAGATCGTACCGCAGCAGAAATTGAGCAGCAGGCGCAAGGTCGGGTCCAGGGTATCCCTGACTCCGAAAATCCAGAACAGGGCCCAGATCACCGTGCTGCCCATGGCCAGGGCAAAGCCCAAGGGGCTTTCCATCTCAAATCCCAGCAGGTCGCCGTGGGTGGAGATGATGAGCGCTCCGAGATAACCGAGGCCCATGGCCAGAATCTGCAGGCCGCGCAGGCGCTGCCCAAGGAGCGGTATGGCCAAGAGGCTCATGGTGATGGCCCAGGTGTAGTTGATGGCCTGGGCTTCCTGGGCGCGGAGCAGGTCGTAGGCGCGGATCAGCACGAGGTAGTAGAGGAAGGGGTTGAGGCCGCCCAGGAACAGCGAGAAGCGGGCTTTCTTGAATGTCAGCCGTGACAGTTCTCCCATCCTTCCCTGGAGGACCAGGATCAGGAGCAGGACCAGCACCGAGGTCAGACTGGCGTAGAAGAGCAGCGGCTCCGGCCCGAGGTGGCGTAGCGACAGCTTGAAGGCCGTGGCCACGGTCGACCACAGGCAGACCGCTGCAAGTCCGCAAATATACGCTTTCTTCTGGTTCTTCTGCATTTCCATGGGGGCCGGTGATGTGTTGCGGTTTTTGAAAAATGAATATACCGGTGTACATGTCACAATGCTGCAAATCATTCGGCATTTGGAAGTGTTGTGCCGCACAATGAACTGGTTTTGACCCACTTGAAAAAACAGGTCGGTCTGGGCGGTTCATGGTTACTTGTGGGGGAACCTGAATTTTTGTCAAACGTTTTCATGAGGATGAACAACATGCTGAAACGCGCTGCTTTTGTGATCGCCTGCCTCCTGTGCATGGCTGCCGGTCCGGCCCTGGCCGAGGAAAAAGTCCTGTTGAACGGCATCGACGCCAACTATCCTCCGTTCGCCTACGTCGATCAGAGCGGCAAGCCCAGCGGCTTCGACGTGGACGCGGTGGACTGGATCGCGGCCAAGATGGGCTTCAAGGTCAAGCACGTGCCCGTGGACTGGGATGGCATCATTCCCAACCTGCTGGCCAAGAAGATCGACTTCATCTGCTCCGGCATGACCATCACCGCCGAGCGTTCCGAAAAGGTCAACTTCACCGCACCCTACTGGGAAGTGAAGAACGTGTTCGTGACCAAGAAGGATTCCGCGCTCAAGGCGGAGGAAATCTATGGCAAGGAAGTGACCGTGGGCATGCAGGCCGGCACCTCCGAAGCCAAGTGGATGGCCGACGAGAAGGAAAAGCAGGGCTGGAAGTTCACCATCAAGCTGTATGATTCCGCTCCCATGGCCATCGAAGACCTGGTCAACGGCCGCCTTGATGCCGCCGCCATGAACTATCCCCCGGCCCGCGACGCCGAGAAGAAACGCCCCGTGCAGATCGTCGGCATTTTCGGCGAGGTCGAGCCTTTTGGCGCTGCCGTGCGCAAGGAAGACAAGGAACTGCTCGACACGCTGAACAAGGGCTTCGAACTGCTCAAAGCCGATCCCTACTGGGAAGAGCTCATCGCCAAGCACCTGAACAAGTAGTCCGACCGTTTTTTGAAACCTCGGGAAGGCCTGGCAATGCCCCGGCCTTCCCGTTTTTTTGCCAAGCCACGCCAAGGATTCAGCCCTGATCATGAACGAAACCGTCACCGTCCTGCTGGACGCCATGCCATATGTGCTGCAGGGCGCGACCGTCACTGTGATCGCAGTGGTCGGCGCAATGTTTTTGGGCCTTTTTATCGGCGTGCCTCTGGCCGTGGGGCAGGTTTACGGCCCGTGGGCGGTGCGGACGTTGTGCGGCCTTTACGTATGGTTTTTTCGCGGCGTGCCGATTCTGGTACTGCTTTTTCTTTTCTACTTCGGGCTCTTCAACCTTGTGGGGCTCAATCTGAACGCAGTGGCGGCGGCCATCATCGTGCTCGGCATGACCAGCGGAGCCTATCAGTCACAAATTTTTCGCGGCTCCATCCTGTCCCTGTCCAAAGGCCAGCTGAAAGCGGCTCGGGCCCTTGGCATGTCGGACGGCCTGGCCATCCGTTCCATCATCCTGCCGCAGGCCTTGCGCCTGTCCATCCCCGGCTGGTCCAACGAGTATTCCATCATATTGAAGGATTCGGCCCTGGCCTTTGTGCTCGGGGCGAGCGAGATCATGGCGCGGACGCACTTCGTGGCTTCGCGGACCTATCAGCACCTGCCTATGTACGTCAGCGCGGCAGTGCTTTATTTCTTATTGACCTGGGCCGGGGTCATTGCCCTGCGCGCCCTTGAAAAACGTTTCAGAATAAAGGGTTATGTGCATTAATGGTGAA is a genomic window of Desulfomicrobium baculatum DSM 4028 containing:
- a CDS encoding amino acid ABC transporter permease — translated: MNETVTVLLDAMPYVLQGATVTVIAVVGAMFLGLFIGVPLAVGQVYGPWAVRTLCGLYVWFFRGVPILVLLFLFYFGLFNLVGLNLNAVAAAIIVLGMTSGAYQSQIFRGSILSLSKGQLKAARALGMSDGLAIRSIILPQALRLSIPGWSNEYSIILKDSALAFVLGASEIMARTHFVASRTYQHLPMYVSAAVLYFLLTWAGVIALRALEKRFRIKGYVH
- a CDS encoding ABC transporter substrate-binding protein, with the translated sequence MLKRAAFVIACLLCMAAGPALAEEKVLLNGIDANYPPFAYVDQSGKPSGFDVDAVDWIAAKMGFKVKHVPVDWDGIIPNLLAKKIDFICSGMTITAERSEKVNFTAPYWEVKNVFVTKKDSALKAEEIYGKEVTVGMQAGTSEAKWMADEKEKQGWKFTIKLYDSAPMAIEDLVNGRLDAAAMNYPPARDAEKKRPVQIVGIFGEVEPFGAAVRKEDKELLDTLNKGFELLKADPYWEELIAKHLNK
- a CDS encoding DMT family transporter; this encodes MEMQKNQKKAYICGLAAVCLWSTVATAFKLSLRHLGPEPLLFYASLTSVLVLLLILVLQGRMGELSRLTFKKARFSLFLGGLNPFLYYLVLIRAYDLLRAQEAQAINYTWAITMSLLAIPLLGQRLRGLQILAMGLGYLGALIISTHGDLLGFEMESPLGFALAMGSTVIWALFWIFGVRDTLDPTLRLLLNFCCGTIYTGAWALLSGISLIPNGPGFLGAVYIGVFEMGVTFVLWMSALRLSRTTAQVSNLIYLAPFLSLFIIHFLVGETIYASTLVGLAFILVGTVVQKFADAHESS